AGGCTGGAGGTCGAATGGCCAGGCAGTTCAGCCAAGAACGCCTACGGGTACGCCCCAGCTCCCGTGAGGAAGCGGTGGTGAGCGCTGCGCACGAGCACTTTGAGCGCACCCTGATCCGCATCCGTGGCGAGCTGGTGGGATCGATGGCAGCCCTCAGCCACCCCGGCGGGAAGGATCACGCCCTCAACTACGACGAGGTGTTCCTGCGGGACAACGTGCCCGTGATGCTGCTCCTACTGGTGCAAGGACGCTTCGCCATCGTGCGGAACTTCCTGGAAACCTGCCTGGAACTCCAGAGCAGCGCTTATCAGACCCGCGGCGTGTTCCCCACCAGCTTTGTAGAGCAGAACGGTGAGCTGGTGGCCGACTACGGCCAACGGTCCATTGGGCGGATCACCTCGGTGGACGCCAGCCTGTGGTGGCCAGTGCTGTGTTGGCTCTACGTGAGGCGCAGCCGCGACTGGGACTTCGGATCCAGTCAACGGGTGCAGCGGGGGGTGCAGCTCTTACTGGATCTGGTGCTGCACCCCACCTTCGAAGGCACGCCGGTGCTGTTTGTTCCGGACTGCGCCTTCATGATTGATCGCCCCATGGATGTGTGGGGAGCACCTCTCGAGGTCGAGGTGTTGCTCTACGGCTGCCTCAGCAGTTGTTGCCAGCTGATGGCCCTGGCCCAGAAAAGCCACAACAGCCGGCTCCTGGAGCAACGCCTGGTGCTCACCCGCGAGTGGAAGCACGACCTGCGGCGCTATCTGCTCAAGCACTACTGGGTGACGAGCAAAACCATGCAGGTGCTGCGGCGGCGGCCGACGGAGCAATACGGAGAAACCCAGGCCCTCAATGAATTCAATGTGCAGCCGCAGGTGATTCCCCCCTGGCTGCAGGACTGGCTGGAAAACCGAGGCGGCTACCTGATCGGCAACATGCGCACTGGCCGACCCGACTTTCGCTTCTACAGCCTGGGCAATTGCCTGGCCTGCCTGTTTGAACTGATTACCGCCCCCCAGCAACGGGCGCTGTTTCGGTTGGTGTTGCACAACCGAGAACACCTGATGGCGCAGATGCCGATGCGGATCTGCCATCCACCGCTGGAAGGGGACGAGTGGAGCGAAAAAACCGGCTCCGATCCCAAGAACTGGCCCTGGAGCTACCACAACGGTGGCCACTGGCCCAGCCTGCTCTGGTACCTGGGCGGCGCCCTGTTGCTGCACGAGCAGCGCTACCCCCAGGCCGATGTGCTGCTGATGGGGCAGATGCGGGCGATGCTGGAGGAGTGCTACTGGATGCAGCTCAACCAGCTGCCCCGCCAGCAATGGGCTGAATACTTCGATGGCCCTACCGGAACCTGGGTGGGCCAGCAGGCCCGTACCTACCAGACCTGGACCATCGTGGGCTTCCTGCTCCTGCATCATCTGCTGCGGGTGAACCCCAGCGATGCCGCCTTGCTGGACATCAACCGTGACTGACCGCCGCTGAGCAGGCATTAAAAAACCCCAGCCGTAGCTGGGGTTTTGAGATCAAGGGATGAACCCGGTGAGCTCGAATCAGAACAGGCCCAGGGTGAGGGACTTGTCGATGGGCAGAGCAGCACCGATGCCGAGATAGATGGTGAACACGGTGCCAAACAGGAAGGCAGCCATGGCCACGGGACGGCGGAAGGGGTTCTGGAACTTGTTGAAGCTCTCGATGAAGGGGATGAGCATCAGACCGAGGGGGATCATGGTCTGAAGGGCGATACCCAGCAGCTTGTTGGGAACAACCCGCAGGATCTGGAAGACCGGGTAGAGGTACCACTCGGGAAGGATTTCCAGAGGAGTAGCGAAGGGATCAGCTTTGTCACCCAGCATGGCCGGATCGAGGACAGCCAAGCCCACCAAGCAGGCGAGGGTGCCCAGGATCACCACCGGGAAGATGTAGAGCAGGTCGTTGGGCCAGGCCGGCTCGCCGTAATAGTTGTGACCCATGCCCTTGGCCAGCTTGGCCCGCAGCTTGGGATCGCTCAGATCAGGCTTCTTGAGGACGTGCATGGAAGTGACCGGTGAAGTGGCCGTGTTGAAGGAAGGCTAAGAGCCTTGAATGAGCCGCCGCAGCGACAGGGAGACCATGACCCGGGATCGCAACAATGCGAAACCCGGGCCGAGGCAACAGATCAGAGGGGACCGGAGATGCCCTGCTTCCGGATCATCAGGAAGTGGATGAGCATGAACACGGCCAGAAGCCAAGGCATCACGAAGGTGTGCAGGCTGTAGAAGCGCGTGAGGGTGGCCTGGCCAACGCTCTCACCACCGCGGAGCAGTTCCACCATGAAGTCGCCCACCACAGGCACGGCAGCAGGAACGCCGGACACGATCTTCACGGCCCAGTAACCCACCTGGTCCCAGGGAAGGGAGTAACCCGTCACACCGAACGACACGGTGATCACGGCCATGGTGACGCCGGTGATCCAGGTGAGCTCACGGGGGCGCTTGAAGCCACCGGTGAGGTACACGCGGAACACGTGGAGGATCAGCATCAGCACCATCATCGAGGCGCTCCAGCGGTGCACGGAGCGGATCAGCCAGCCGAAGCTGACGTCGGTCATGAGGTACTGCACCGAGGCATAGGCCTCAGCCACGGTTGGCTTGTAATAGAAGGTCATCGCGAAACCGGTCGCGAACTGGACCAGGAAGCAGACCAGGGTGATGCCGCCCAGGCAATAGAAGATGTTGACGTGGGGCGGCACGTACTTCGACGCGACGTCGTCGACGATCTCCTGGATGTCCAGGCGCTCGTTGAACCAGTCGTAGACGGGCGATGACTTTCCGCCGGAGGCGGGCGATGAATTCGCCATGCAGCGAGAGGGTTTGGTTGGCAGAGTCTACCGATCACCTCCGGGGGCCCGTGAGCGCTGCACAGCCTGTGACACCGATGGCTCAGCGCATCCGCCAACGGGCGTGGGCCCTGCTCTGCAGCCTTCTGCTGCTGAGCTGGAATGCTGCTCCTGCCTGGGCTCTGAACGACGGCCAACAGCTCGTCGTGGAGAGCTGGCGGCTCGTGAACCAGAGCTACGTGGATCCCGATCGCTTCGACACGATCCACTGGAAACGGCTCCGCCAGAAGGCGCTGGAGCGTTCCATCCAAAGCAGCGCCGATGCCTACGACGCCATTGATTGGATGCTCGCCCCCATCGGCGACCCTTACACCCGCCTGTTGCGACCCAGCGATTTCACGGCGCTCAAGGCCAGCACCCAGGGGAGCGTGAGCGGCGTGGGCCTGCAATTGGGGATCCGCCAGGACGACACGACCGTGGTGGTGATCGCTCCGCTGGAGGGATCACCCGCCGCCGAAGCCGGGATCGTGAGCGGCACCGAACTGGTGCGGGTGGATGGCACCGCCACGGCAGAGCTGGGACTGGAGAGCACCGCGGCGCGGCTACGTGGGACAGAAGGAACGACTGTTCTGCTGGAGATCAAGCCGCCTGAGGGCCGGGCGCGGGAGGTGGAGCTGCAGCGCAGGCGGGTGGATCTGCTGCCCGTGCGCCAGCGACTGATCGAGCATGACGGCCACCGGTTGGGCTACCTGCGCATCACCCAGTTCGCCGAACCGGTGCCGCAGCAGGTGGCCTCCGCCCTGAACGCCCTGCAAGAGCAAGGCATCGAAGGACTGGTGTTGGATCTGCGCAACAACTCCGGCGGCCTAGTGAGCGCCGGGTTGGCCGTAGCGGATCAACTGCTCGATGGCGCTCCGATCGTGGAGACCCGCAACCGCGACGGATTCAGTGATCCCCAGCAGGCCAACCGCGGACTGGTGTACGGCGGCCCGATGCTCACCCTGGTGAACGGGGGCACCGCTAGCGCCAGCGAGATCCTGGCCGGAGCCTTGCAGGACGATGAACGCTCCCCGCTGCTCGGTAGCCGCACCTTCGGGAAAGGCTTGATCCAAACCTTGATTGGCTTGGGGGGCGACGGCAGCGGCCTGGCGGTGACCGTGGCCCGCTACGTGACCCCCAGCGGCCGAGATATCCAGAACCTGGGCATTGAGCCGGATCAGCGGCTACCCGAGCCCGAACCGCTCGACCCCGGAGGCACGGGGGATGCCTGGCTCAGCCAGGCGCTTGATCAACTGCAACGGCAGCTGGAGCCAACACTCTGATGGGATCGCGCACCTATCACGACCCCCTGCATGGAGCGATTCGCCTCGATCGCGCGCAGCCGGCGGAAGCCCTGGCCATTGCCCTGATCGATACCCCCCCGTTTCAGCGCTTGCGCCGCATCCGCCAACTGGGGCCGGCCTACCTCACCTTTCATGGGGCCGAATCCAGCCGCTTCACCCATTCGCTCGGGGTGCTGGATCTGGCGCGACGGGCCCTGCGGGAATTGAGCCGGTTTCGGCCCGAACTCGAGCAACACGCCGGGCTGCTCTATGCCGCAGCCCTCCTGCACGACGTTGGCCACGGCCCCCTCAGCCACTCCGGCGAGGAGATGTATGGACTGCACCACGAGGCCTGGTCGGCGCGGCTGATCCGCGAGCACCCGAGCCTGCGGGAGCCGTTGGAGCACTACGCCCCTGGCACCGCCGAGGCCGTGGCGGATCTGCTGGAGCACGGCCGCTCCCCCTGCCCGGCGATCAAAGCACTGGTGAGCAGCCAGCTGGATTGCGACCGGCTCGATTACCTGCTGCGCGACAGCTACAGCACCGGCACCCGCTACGGCCAACTGGATCTCGAGCGGATCCTTTCCAGCCTCACGCTGGCGCCTGACGGCAGCCTGGCCTTGCACCCCAAAGGCTTGATGGCGGTTGAGCACTACTTGGTGGTGCGCAACCTGATGTACAGAAGCGTGTACAACCACCGGCTGAACGTGGTGTGCAACTGGCTCCTGAGCCGCTGCATCGCCGTGGCCCGCCAACTGGGGCCGGAGCAGGTGTGGGCCGATGGGGTGATGCAGCGCTGGCTCTGGCATGCCGATGCCCTCAACCTCCACGACTTTCTGGGCAATGACGACCACCGCACCGGTTACCACCTGCAGCGCTGGAAAGAGGAGGGGCCGAGCGAACTGCAGGTGCTCTGCCAACGCGTGCTGGATCGCCGGCTGCTCAAAGCCAGTGATGTGAGCCGGCTCAGCCGCGAGCGGCGCCTGGAGCTGCTGGCCCTCGCCCAGCGCCTGAGTGAGCAGGCCGGGCTGCAAGGCGATCTGTGCTGCGGCCTGCAAAGCCAACGCAACCGCGGGTATCACCCCTATCGCGGCGGGCTGCGGCTCTGGGATGGCCAGCACCTCACCGCCCTGGAGCAGCGTTCAAGCCTGGTGAGCAGCCTGAGCACCCCCACCGAAAGCGCCTGGCTGATTCATCCCCCCGAGGTGACCGCCCCCCTGCGGCAGCAGCTGGCCCTGGAAGCCGGCGAAGAAGCTTCTTAAGTTGCTGGCTATGCAAGCCGGCCCCCACCACCTGGAGCTGATGCCCCAGGCCCTCAGCACCGCCTCACCGCTGGAGGAGGTAGTCGCCTGGCTCAACCGCGAGAGCACGCCCGGCAGCCTTTGGCTCCACTGCAACGACCGGGTGCTCACGCTTCCCGACTTGCAGAGCATTCAGCAACGGCTGCGCGAAGCCGACATGGAGCTGGTGGGGGTGCAGGCGACCACAGCCCTCGGGCTGGTGGCCGCCGCATCACAGGGACTGGACACTGGCTTGACGCGAGCCAGAGCCAAACCGGAGGCTTCACCTGGCGAACCCCCAGCGCTCACCATCCATCGCGGCACCCTGCGATCGGGCGACCATCTCGAGGTGGAGGGATCTCTGCTGGTGCTCGGTGATGTGAATCCAGGAGCGCGGGTGAGTGCCGGCGGGGATGTGCGGGTCTGGGGTCGCCTGCGTGGCGTCGCCCACGCCGGCAGCAAAGGCGATGGCACAGCCCGAATCGTGGCACTGCAGCTGCGGCCGCTGCAGCTGCGGATCGCGGCAGCCGTCGCTCGTGGCCCCGAGGATCAACCGCCTCCAGGCTTCTGTGAACAGGCTGTGCTGCGCGGCGGAGCGATCGCGATCGAACCGGCCGAGCCGCAGTGGCCCGTTCAGGCAGAACGCGTCAGCGATTAACCAGTCCCAGTGCTCCCATCAGGCCAGCGATGGCCATGAACCAGAGCGGTGAAATCTTGGTGCGCAGCATCAGCACACACACCACCAGCGACACCGCATAGGCGGGCATGTCGTGATCGGAAATGCGCAGGATCTTCAGGCCCACCGCAAACAGGATGCCCAGGGTGATCGGCCCCAGCCCGCGCTCAAACGCCACCCGCCAGGGGCTGTGGCGCAGGCGATTCCAGCTGAGCGCCGCCACCACCATCAGCAGGGTGGACGGCAACAGGATGGAGATCTCCGCCATCAATCCGGTTAACACTCCCCAGAGGGGGCCTTCCTGAACAGCCGCTCCCATCCCCAGCAGGCCCACGATCATTGAGCTGGGACCCGGCGCTGCCTCAGCGATGGCATAGATCTCCGCAAACTGGCGGGAGCTGAGCCAGCAGTACTGATCCACCGCCATGTGGTGGTATTCGTTCAGCAGGGTGTTGCCGCCCCCCAGCGAAAACAGCGACAGACGCAGAAAGTCGCCGATCACAGCGAACAGCTCCCGCCAATCACCCAGCTGCACGGCCTGGCAAGCGGCTGTTGCCGCAACGCTCGCGCTCATGGCGTCTCCTGCCGGGGCCAGTACCAGGCCATCGCCAACGGCCCGGCCACCAACACCAGGGGCACCAACCGCACATGAAACACGGTCATGGCGATGAAACTGGCGCCGGCCAACACCATCGCCACGGGATCGCGGGCGTAGGCCCCGGCGATCTTGAAGCCCATCGACAGGGCCATGCCAGCGGAGGCTGTGATCACCCCGGCCAGCACCCGATCCACGGCCAGGGTGGCGTGCAGGTAGTAGTAGCCAAGGCCCAGCAACATCAACAAGCTGAACGGCAGCAGCAGGATGCCCAGTAGGGCTGCGATCGCACCGGTGAATCCGCGGAAGCGGCTGCCGATATACACCGCCATGTTGATCTGATTGGGCCCAGGGAAGAGACGCGCCACCGTGAGGCCGGTGATGAATTCTTCCTTCCCCATCCACTGGCGCTCTTCCACCACGATGCGCTCACTCCAGGCGGAGAGCCCCCCACCGAAGGAGGAGAGGGCCACTTGCTGCATCCCCAAAAACAACTGCAGATGGGTGGGCCTTTGGGCGTCTTCAGCCATCAGTTGTGGACAAAGTGGGGATCGGGCGCGAGTTCACCGTGCTCGTGATAGCTGGGATCGAGCGGGTCAGGAGCGCTGTATTTCTTCGCAGCCTCCCAGTCGGCCTCGAAGGTGGTAGCCAAACGACGAATCACCTTGGGGCAATCGATTTCGATCCCGAGCTCACGGCGCACATCGAAGGCGCTGCGATCGATATTCATCGATCCAGTCATCGCTGATTGGCCATCCACCAGGATCAACTTGGCATGCAATTTGAGCTGTTTCTGGCGGCGAATCTTCACGCCAAACAGCTCCATCACCCGCAGGGAGCTGAAGGTGTCGTACACATCCCAATCGCTGAGGCCATGCTTGCCGCCGCAGAGCACCCGCACCTTCACGCCGCGCTCCCGCGCCGCCACAATCCGCTCGAGGATCACGGCATCCACGAATTTTGGGTGCTGAATCCAGAGGGTCTTGCGGGCGGCATCGATCACGCGGGCCATCTGACCGCGGCTGTGGGCATTGCTCCACACCAGCCCCACATCGAGACGCGGTTCAAAAAAGCTGCGATGCCAATCCGCCTCAAAGCCAGCGCGCACCTGTTCGATCACCACCGGGTCGTGGCTGATCACGCCGTAGTCGCGGGTTTCAGTGAAGTATTTCTCCGAGAGGTTGAACGTGGCGATCAAGGCGGCATGGCCGTCGATCACGATCGATTTCTCGTGGGTCACCGGGAAGCATTCGCTGGTCCACACCACCTCGATGCCGTGGCTCTGAAGGAGCGCGAAGGCTTCATCGTTCCAGCGATCGCCGCCGGAGGTGTGGGGATTGAGCATCACCCGCACCCGGACGCCGCGCTCGCGGGCACGGAAGAGCGCTTGCTCGATCTGCTCACTCTGCAGCTTGAACTGTTTGAGCAGCAGTTCCTCGCGGGCCTGATCAAGCAGCTCCACCACCGCGGCGCCGCCGTCGTCGGGCATCACAAGCAGACGCTGCTGACCGCTAAGGGCGGCGACCATGACTCAGATCTGGACGTAGGCCTGTTCTAAAGGGCGTCCCAAGCCTTTGCCCAGTAGGAGCGACACCAAGCCAAGCCGGGAAATGGCCTTAACCTGCCTCGATTCCAGACCATGCCCGTGACCACCTCGGGGAGCCGCTCCATCCTGATTTGCTCAGGCAAGGGGGGCGTGGGGAAAACCACGCTCACCGCCAACCTGGGCAT
This genomic interval from Synechococcus sp. HK05 contains the following:
- a CDS encoding glycoside hydrolase 100 family protein, which translates into the protein MARQFSQERLRVRPSSREEAVVSAAHEHFERTLIRIRGELVGSMAALSHPGGKDHALNYDEVFLRDNVPVMLLLLVQGRFAIVRNFLETCLELQSSAYQTRGVFPTSFVEQNGELVADYGQRSIGRITSVDASLWWPVLCWLYVRRSRDWDFGSSQRVQRGVQLLLDLVLHPTFEGTPVLFVPDCAFMIDRPMDVWGAPLEVEVLLYGCLSSCCQLMALAQKSHNSRLLEQRLVLTREWKHDLRRYLLKHYWVTSKTMQVLRRRPTEQYGETQALNEFNVQPQVIPPWLQDWLENRGGYLIGNMRTGRPDFRFYSLGNCLACLFELITAPQQRALFRLVLHNREHLMAQMPMRICHPPLEGDEWSEKTGSDPKNWPWSYHNGGHWPSLLWYLGGALLLHEQRYPQADVLLMGQMRAMLEECYWMQLNQLPRQQWAEYFDGPTGTWVGQQARTYQTWTIVGFLLLHHLLRVNPSDAALLDINRD
- the ctpZ gene encoding carboxyl-terminal processing protease CtpZ; translation: MAQRIRQRAWALLCSLLLLSWNAAPAWALNDGQQLVVESWRLVNQSYVDPDRFDTIHWKRLRQKALERSIQSSADAYDAIDWMLAPIGDPYTRLLRPSDFTALKASTQGSVSGVGLQLGIRQDDTTVVVIAPLEGSPAAEAGIVSGTELVRVDGTATAELGLESTAARLRGTEGTTVLLEIKPPEGRAREVELQRRRVDLLPVRQRLIEHDGHRLGYLRITQFAEPVPQQVASALNALQEQGIEGLVLDLRNNSGGLVSAGLAVADQLLDGAPIVETRNRDGFSDPQQANRGLVYGGPMLTLVNGGTASASEILAGALQDDERSPLLGSRTFGKGLIQTLIGLGGDGSGLAVTVARYVTPSGRDIQNLGIEPDQRLPEPEPLDPGGTGDAWLSQALDQLQRQLEPTL
- the petB gene encoding cytochrome b6, whose amino-acid sequence is MANSSPASGGKSSPVYDWFNERLDIQEIVDDVASKYVPPHVNIFYCLGGITLVCFLVQFATGFAMTFYYKPTVAEAYASVQYLMTDVSFGWLIRSVHRWSASMMVLMLILHVFRVYLTGGFKRPRELTWITGVTMAVITVSFGVTGYSLPWDQVGYWAVKIVSGVPAAVPVVGDFMVELLRGGESVGQATLTRFYSLHTFVMPWLLAVFMLIHFLMIRKQGISGPL
- the minC gene encoding septum site-determining protein MinC, with translation MQAGPHHLELMPQALSTASPLEEVVAWLNRESTPGSLWLHCNDRVLTLPDLQSIQQRLREADMELVGVQATTALGLVAAASQGLDTGLTRARAKPEASPGEPPALTIHRGTLRSGDHLEVEGSLLVLGDVNPGARVSAGGDVRVWGRLRGVAHAGSKGDGTARIVALQLRPLQLRIAAAVARGPEDQPPPGFCEQAVLRGGAIAIEPAEPQWPVQAERVSD
- a CDS encoding HD domain-containing protein, encoding MGSRTYHDPLHGAIRLDRAQPAEALAIALIDTPPFQRLRRIRQLGPAYLTFHGAESSRFTHSLGVLDLARRALRELSRFRPELEQHAGLLYAAALLHDVGHGPLSHSGEEMYGLHHEAWSARLIREHPSLREPLEHYAPGTAEAVADLLEHGRSPCPAIKALVSSQLDCDRLDYLLRDSYSTGTRYGQLDLERILSSLTLAPDGSLALHPKGLMAVEHYLVVRNLMYRSVYNHRLNVVCNWLLSRCIAVARQLGPEQVWADGVMQRWLWHADALNLHDFLGNDDHRTGYHLQRWKEEGPSELQVLCQRVLDRRLLKASDVSRLSRERRLELLALAQRLSEQAGLQGDLCCGLQSQRNRGYHPYRGGLRLWDGQHLTALEQRSSLVSSLSTPTESAWLIHPPEVTAPLRQQLALEAGEEAS
- a CDS encoding chromate transporter — translated: MAEDAQRPTHLQLFLGMQQVALSSFGGGLSAWSERIVVEERQWMGKEEFITGLTVARLFPGPNQINMAVYIGSRFRGFTGAIAALLGILLLPFSLLMLLGLGYYYLHATLAVDRVLAGVITASAGMALSMGFKIAGAYARDPVAMVLAGASFIAMTVFHVRLVPLVLVAGPLAMAWYWPRQETP
- a CDS encoding chromate transporter yields the protein MSASVAATAACQAVQLGDWRELFAVIGDFLRLSLFSLGGGNTLLNEYHHMAVDQYCWLSSRQFAEIYAIAEAAPGPSSMIVGLLGMGAAVQEGPLWGVLTGLMAEISILLPSTLLMVVAALSWNRLRHSPWRVAFERGLGPITLGILFAVGLKILRISDHDMPAYAVSLVVCVLMLRTKISPLWFMAIAGLMGALGLVNR
- a CDS encoding phosphatidylserine/phosphatidylglycerophosphate/cardiolipin synthase family protein; protein product: MVAALSGQQRLLVMPDDGGAAVVELLDQAREELLLKQFKLQSEQIEQALFRARERGVRVRVMLNPHTSGGDRWNDEAFALLQSHGIEVVWTSECFPVTHEKSIVIDGHAALIATFNLSEKYFTETRDYGVISHDPVVIEQVRAGFEADWHRSFFEPRLDVGLVWSNAHSRGQMARVIDAARKTLWIQHPKFVDAVILERIVAARERGVKVRVLCGGKHGLSDWDVYDTFSSLRVMELFGVKIRRQKQLKLHAKLILVDGQSAMTGSMNIDRSAFDVRRELGIEIDCPKVIRRLATTFEADWEAAKKYSAPDPLDPSYHEHGELAPDPHFVHN
- the petD gene encoding cytochrome b6-f complex subunit IV; the protein is MHVLKKPDLSDPKLRAKLAKGMGHNYYGEPAWPNDLLYIFPVVILGTLACLVGLAVLDPAMLGDKADPFATPLEILPEWYLYPVFQILRVVPNKLLGIALQTMIPLGLMLIPFIESFNKFQNPFRRPVAMAAFLFGTVFTIYLGIGAALPIDKSLTLGLF